The following proteins come from a genomic window of Pseudomonas putida:
- the prmA gene encoding 50S ribosomal protein L11 methyltransferase — translation MPWLQVRLAISPEQAETYEDALLEVGAVSVTFMDAEDQPIFEPDLNTTPLWSHTHLLALFEADADPEQVFAHLRLLTGAELPEHQAEVIEDQDWERSWMDNFQPMRFGRRLWIVPSWHDAPEKDAVNLLLDPGLAFGTGTHPTTALCLEWLDGQQLEGTQVLDFGCGSGILAIAALLLGAREAVGTDIDVQAIEASRDNAQRNGIADEKLALHLPEHMPAMQADVLVANILAGPLVSLAPQLSGLVRPGGLLALSGILAEQGEDVAAAYAADFELDPIVVRDGWVRISGRRR, via the coding sequence ATGCCCTGGCTGCAAGTACGCCTGGCCATCAGCCCGGAACAAGCCGAAACCTATGAAGATGCGCTGCTTGAAGTAGGCGCCGTCTCGGTCACGTTCATGGATGCCGAAGATCAACCGATCTTCGAACCAGACCTCAATACCACCCCGCTGTGGTCGCACACCCACCTGCTGGCGCTGTTCGAGGCCGATGCCGACCCTGAACAGGTGTTCGCCCACCTGCGCCTGTTGACCGGCGCCGAGTTGCCCGAACACCAGGCCGAGGTGATCGAGGACCAGGACTGGGAACGCAGCTGGATGGACAACTTCCAGCCGATGCGCTTCGGCCGCCGCCTGTGGATCGTGCCCAGCTGGCACGATGCCCCGGAAAAGGACGCCGTGAACCTGCTGCTCGACCCGGGCCTGGCCTTTGGCACCGGCACCCACCCCACCACGGCCCTGTGCCTGGAATGGCTAGACGGCCAGCAGCTTGAAGGCACACAGGTGCTGGACTTTGGCTGCGGTTCGGGCATCCTGGCCATCGCGGCGTTGCTGCTGGGCGCCCGCGAAGCGGTAGGCACCGACATCGACGTGCAGGCCATCGAGGCTTCGCGCGACAACGCCCAGCGCAACGGCATTGCCGATGAGAAACTGGCGCTGCACTTGCCCGAGCACATGCCGGCAATGCAGGCCGACGTGCTGGTTGCCAACATCCTCGCCGGCCCGCTGGTGTCGCTGGCGCCACAGTTGTCTGGCCTGGTTCGCCCAGGTGGCCTGCTGGCGCTGTCGGGCATCCTCGCCGAGCAAGGTGAAGACGTGGCCGCCGCTTACGCCGCCGACTTTGAACTGGACCCGATCGTCGTGCGCGACGGCTGGGTGCGCATCAGTGGTCGGCGTCGCTAA
- a CDS encoding phosphatase PAP2 family protein, translating to MGQWLDSLTGWLSANPQWLGLAIFLVACIECLAIAGIIVPGTILLFAVAVLAGNGAFSLGETLLLGFLGGLLGDALSYAVGKYFHQNIRRLPLLRHHPEWIGSAESYFQRYGIASLLVGRFIGPLRPMLPMVAGMFDMPLPRFIAVSLLAGAGWSVAYLLPGWATGAAMRLPLPEGFWLDAGIIAGALAVLIGLSLNTSLRDQRHGTRLVAALSFIALAGVFLGWPYFHEFDQGVMTLVQEHRSQAIDSTVVLVTRLGDFRTQFFLGGLLTGLLLLARQWRHAFFAAGALMGTAIANGTLKWLFARARPEVLTDPLTSYSMPSGHSSASFAFFLVMAVLAGRGQPPRMRLTWVMLGCIPALSIALSRVYLGAHWPTDILAGALLACCVCALSLTLVQRQQALPALPLRVWWLVLPACMALLAFFAMHALPQALLRYQY from the coding sequence ATGGGCCAATGGCTCGACAGCCTGACCGGCTGGCTCAGCGCCAACCCGCAGTGGCTTGGCCTGGCGATTTTCCTGGTGGCCTGCATCGAATGCCTGGCCATCGCCGGCATTATCGTGCCGGGCACCATACTGCTTTTCGCCGTTGCGGTACTGGCCGGCAACGGCGCGTTCAGCCTGGGCGAAACGCTGCTCCTCGGCTTTCTCGGCGGCCTGCTGGGCGACGCCCTGTCTTACGCAGTGGGCAAGTACTTTCACCAGAACATCCGCCGCCTGCCGCTGCTCCGCCACCATCCAGAATGGATCGGCAGCGCCGAAAGCTACTTCCAGCGTTATGGCATCGCCAGCCTGCTGGTAGGCCGCTTCATCGGCCCGCTGAGGCCGATGCTGCCAATGGTCGCCGGCATGTTCGACATGCCCCTGCCGCGTTTCATCGCTGTCAGCCTGTTGGCGGGTGCCGGCTGGTCGGTAGCCTACCTGCTACCCGGCTGGGCCACCGGCGCCGCCATGCGCCTGCCCCTGCCGGAAGGCTTCTGGCTGGACGCCGGGATCATTGCCGGCGCCCTCGCAGTGCTGATCGGCCTGAGCCTGAATACCAGCCTGCGTGACCAGCGCCACGGCACGCGGCTGGTTGCCGCTCTCAGCTTTATCGCCCTGGCCGGTGTATTCCTTGGCTGGCCCTACTTCCATGAGTTCGACCAAGGCGTGATGACACTGGTCCAGGAGCATCGCAGCCAGGCCATCGACAGCACCGTGGTACTGGTGACACGACTAGGCGATTTCCGCACCCAGTTCTTCCTCGGCGGCCTGCTGACCGGCCTGCTGCTGCTTGCCCGCCAGTGGCGGCACGCATTTTTCGCTGCTGGCGCGTTGATGGGCACTGCGATCGCCAACGGCACACTGAAATGGCTATTTGCCCGGGCCAGACCGGAAGTATTGACCGACCCACTGACCAGCTACAGCATGCCCAGCGGGCACAGCTCGGCATCGTTCGCGTTCTTTCTGGTTATGGCCGTGCTGGCAGGACGTGGGCAGCCACCACGGATGCGCCTGACCTGGGTGATGCTGGGGTGCATTCCGGCGCTGTCGATTGCCCTGTCACGGGTGTACCTGGGGGCGCACTGGCCAACCGACATCCTGGCCGGGGCTCTTCTGGCCTGCTGCGTGTGCGCACTCAGCCTGACATTGGTGCAACGCCAGCAGGCACTGCCGGCTCTGCCACTGCGGGTATGGTGGCTGGTGTTGCCGGCATGCATGGCGTTGCTGGCGTTCTTTGCCATGCATGCGCTGCCTCAGGCTTTGCTGCGATATCAGTATTGA
- a CDS encoding glutamate-5-semialdehyde dehydrogenase, with amino-acid sequence MTESVLDYMTRLGRAAREASRVIGRASTAQKNRALQAAADALDAARAELTAANELDLAAGRASGLEPALLDRLALTPARIDGMITGLRQVASLPDPVGAIRDMSYRPSGIQVGKMRTPLGVIGIIYESRPNVTIDAASLCLKSGNATILRGGSEAIHSNRAIATCIQRGLAEAGLPAAVVQVVETTDREAVGALISMPEFVDVIVPRGGRGLIERISRDARVPVIKHLDGICHIYVSQHADLDKAWNVAFNAKTYRYGICGAMETLLVDQQVAERFLPEMARRFVEKGVELRGCERTQAIISVKPATESDWHTEYLDAILSIRVVDGLNQAIEHINHYGSHHTDSIITEHQGEARQFMAEVDSASVMLNTPTCFADGFEYGLGAEIGISTDKLHARGPVGLEGLTCEKYVVIGDGQLRGQGSC; translated from the coding sequence ATGACTGAGTCCGTTCTTGACTATATGACCCGCTTGGGTCGCGCTGCCCGTGAGGCTTCCCGGGTCATTGGCCGTGCCAGCACCGCGCAGAAGAACCGCGCCCTGCAGGCTGCCGCCGACGCGCTGGACGCCGCCCGTGCCGAACTCACCGCTGCCAACGAGCTGGACCTGGCCGCCGGCCGCGCCAGTGGGCTGGAGCCCGCACTGCTCGACCGTCTGGCGCTGACCCCGGCGCGTATCGACGGCATGATCACCGGCTTGCGCCAGGTGGCCAGCCTGCCGGACCCGGTCGGTGCCATCCGCGACATGAGCTACCGCCCATCGGGCATTCAGGTAGGCAAGATGCGTACCCCGCTGGGGGTGATCGGGATCATCTATGAATCGCGCCCGAACGTGACCATCGATGCTGCCAGCCTGTGCCTCAAGTCGGGTAACGCAACCATCCTGCGTGGCGGTTCCGAAGCCATCCATTCCAACCGCGCCATTGCCACCTGCATTCAGCGTGGCCTGGCCGAAGCCGGCCTGCCGGCGGCGGTGGTGCAGGTGGTCGAAACCACCGACCGCGAAGCCGTGGGCGCGCTGATCAGCATGCCGGAATTCGTCGATGTCATCGTGCCGCGCGGTGGCCGTGGCCTTATCGAGCGTATCAGTCGCGATGCCCGCGTGCCGGTGATCAAGCACCTGGACGGCATCTGCCACATCTATGTCAGCCAGCATGCCGACCTGGACAAAGCCTGGAATGTGGCCTTCAACGCCAAGACCTACCGCTATGGCATCTGCGGGGCCATGGAAACGCTGCTGGTCGACCAGCAAGTGGCTGAGCGCTTCCTGCCAGAAATGGCCCGCCGCTTCGTCGAGAAGGGCGTGGAACTGCGCGGTTGTGAGCGCACCCAGGCCATCATCAGCGTCAAACCGGCTACCGAAAGCGACTGGCACACCGAATACCTCGATGCGATCCTGTCGATTCGCGTGGTCGACGGCCTGAACCAGGCCATCGAACACATCAACCACTATGGCTCGCACCACACCGACTCGATCATCACCGAACACCAGGGTGAAGCCCGCCAGTTCATGGCTGAAGTCGATTCGGCGTCGGTCATGCTCAACACCCCGACCTGCTTTGCCGACGGTTTCGAGTACGGCCTGGGTGCGGAAATCGGTATTTCCACCGACAAGCTACATGCCCGCGGCCCTGTGGGCCTGGAAGGCCTGACCTGCGAGAAGTATGTGGTGATCGGCGATGGCCAGTTGCGCGGCCAAGGGTCCTGCTGA
- the nadD gene encoding nicotinate-nucleotide adenylyltransferase, producing the protein MASCAAKGPAELSKAHAVRRIGILGGTFDPVHIGHLRSALEVAEFMGLDELRLLPNARPPHRDTPQVAAQDRLAMVREAVQGVACLSVDARELERDKPSYTIDTLESIRAELSGDDQLFLVLGWDAFCGLPAWHRWEELLQHCHILVLQRPDADVEPPDELRNLLAARSESDPTAMSGPAGNISFVWQTPLAVSATQIRQLLASGRSVRFLVPDAVLAYIEAHELYRAPN; encoded by the coding sequence ATGGCCAGTTGCGCGGCCAAGGGTCCTGCTGAGTTGAGCAAGGCTCACGCAGTCCGGCGCATCGGCATTCTAGGTGGTACCTTCGACCCCGTGCATATCGGCCACCTGCGCAGCGCGCTGGAAGTGGCCGAGTTCATGGGGCTGGATGAGCTACGCCTGTTGCCCAATGCCCGGCCGCCGCACCGCGACACGCCACAGGTGGCCGCGCAGGATCGCCTGGCCATGGTCCGTGAAGCGGTGCAGGGCGTCGCTTGCCTGAGCGTCGATGCCCGCGAGCTGGAGCGTGACAAGCCGTCGTACACCATTGATACGCTGGAATCGATCCGCGCCGAATTGTCCGGCGACGACCAGCTGTTCCTGGTGCTGGGTTGGGATGCCTTCTGTGGCCTGCCCGCCTGGCATCGCTGGGAAGAATTGCTGCAACACTGTCACATCCTGGTACTGCAACGTCCGGATGCTGACGTAGAACCCCCTGACGAGTTGCGCAACCTGTTGGCTGCGCGCTCGGAGAGCGATCCCACCGCCATGTCCGGCCCGGCGGGAAATATTTCGTTCGTCTGGCAGACGCCGCTTGCGGTGTCGGCTACACAGATCCGACAGCTGCTGGCCAGCGGCAGATCGGTGAGGTTCCTGGTGCCGGACGCCGTACTGGCCTATATCGAGGCGCACGAACTGTATCGTGCGCCCAACTGA
- the rlmH gene encoding 23S rRNA (pseudouridine(1915)-N(3))-methyltransferase RlmH — protein MRLRLIAVGSRMPKWVEEGWHEYAKRLPTELSLELVEIPLNTRGKNADVARLIRQEGEAMLSKVQPGERIVTLEVHGKPWSTEQLATELDRWRLDARTVNLMVGGPEGLAPEVCARAEQRWSLSPLTLPHPLVRILIGEQIYRAWTVLSGHPYHK, from the coding sequence GTGCGTCTGCGCCTGATTGCGGTCGGCTCGCGCATGCCGAAGTGGGTCGAGGAAGGCTGGCATGAATATGCCAAGCGCCTGCCCACCGAGCTGTCGCTTGAGCTGGTGGAAATCCCGCTGAACACCCGTGGCAAGAATGCCGACGTCGCCCGCCTGATCCGTCAGGAGGGCGAAGCCATGCTAAGCAAGGTGCAGCCTGGGGAACGCATTGTCACCCTCGAGGTCCATGGCAAGCCCTGGAGTACCGAGCAGTTGGCCACCGAGCTGGACCGCTGGCGCCTGGATGCGCGCACGGTGAATTTGATGGTGGGCGGCCCGGAGGGCCTGGCACCTGAGGTTTGCGCGCGCGCCGAGCAACGTTGGTCGCTGTCGCCGCTGACTTTGCCGCACCCGTTGGTAAGGATACTCATCGGCGAGCAGATCTACCGCGCCTGGACCGTGTTGTCCGGGCACCCTTACCACAAATGA
- a CDS encoding LrgB family protein, whose amino-acid sequence MMLDWQGALDAVIHHPLFGIGITLGAYQVVLAAYEKTRWIFLQPVLVSMLLVIGVLLLCGIDYSEYRKSTEIMNILLGPATVALAVPLYLNLRRIRQLFWPTFTTLVVGGLFATLCCLVLGWWFGAEHMILMTMAPKSVTSPIAMLVAEQIGGVAALAAVFVLITGVIGAIFGPALLSRFGVHSPEARGMSLGVTAHAVGTSVALQESDECGAFAALAMSLMGVATAVFLPLAVSLVA is encoded by the coding sequence ATGATGCTCGACTGGCAGGGCGCACTCGATGCGGTCATACATCACCCATTGTTCGGTATCGGCATCACGCTGGGGGCCTATCAGGTAGTGCTGGCGGCCTACGAGAAAACCCGCTGGATCTTCTTGCAGCCTGTACTGGTATCGATGCTGCTGGTGATCGGCGTGTTGCTGCTGTGCGGTATCGATTACAGCGAGTACCGCAAAAGCACTGAAATCATGAACATTCTCCTGGGGCCCGCCACCGTGGCCCTGGCTGTGCCGCTCTATCTCAACCTGCGGCGTATTCGCCAGCTGTTCTGGCCTACATTTACTACGCTGGTAGTCGGAGGCCTGTTCGCCACGCTCTGCTGCCTGGTGCTGGGCTGGTGGTTCGGTGCCGAGCACATGATCCTGATGACCATGGCGCCGAAGTCCGTCACTTCGCCGATCGCCATGCTGGTGGCCGAGCAGATTGGCGGCGTGGCGGCCCTGGCGGCAGTGTTCGTGTTGATTACCGGGGTGATCGGGGCGATCTTCGGCCCGGCGTTGCTGAGCCGCTTTGGCGTGCACAGCCCAGAGGCACGCGGCATGTCCCTGGGCGTGACCGCACATGCAGTGGGCACTTCGGTGGCCCTGCAGGAAAGTGACGAATGCGGCGCCTTTGCCGCGCTGGCGATGAGCCTGATGGGGGTGGCTACAGCGGTGTTCCTGCCGCTGGCGGTCAGCCTGGTGGCTTGA
- the rsfS gene encoding ribosome silencing factor, with product MTKQKIYGEELVAVTKAALEDVKAQDIQVIDVRDKHSLTDYMIIATGTSNRQINAMAEKVREAVKAKGAQPLGEEGKGDSDWVLLDLNDVIVHMMTAAARQFYDLERLWQGAEQSRAADGKHHSPDHAHEYSDKLKDRE from the coding sequence ATGACCAAGCAGAAAATTTACGGCGAAGAACTGGTCGCAGTGACCAAGGCAGCGCTGGAAGACGTCAAGGCCCAGGACATCCAGGTCATCGACGTGCGCGACAAGCACAGCCTGACCGACTACATGATCATTGCCACCGGTACCTCCAACCGCCAGATCAACGCGATGGCCGAAAAGGTCCGTGAAGCGGTCAAGGCCAAGGGCGCCCAGCCACTGGGTGAAGAAGGCAAGGGCGACAGCGACTGGGTGCTGCTGGACCTGAACGACGTCATCGTGCACATGATGACCGCCGCTGCCCGCCAGTTCTACGACCTTGAGCGTCTGTGGCAGGGTGCCGAGCAAAGCCGTGCCGCCGATGGCAAGCACCACAGCCCGGACCATGCTCACGAGTACTCCGACAAGCTCAAAGACCGCGAGTGA
- a CDS encoding ATP-dependent protease, producing the protein MTLPLFPLNTVLFPGCFLDLQIFEARYLDMIGRCMKQGEGFGVVCILEGEQVGKAPPVVASIGCEAMIRDFVQQDNGLLGIRVEGVRRFNLESSEVQKDQLLVGQVQWLPEQADSPLLEADDDLLALLVALGEHPMVEALGMPRPVDGRQALANQLAYLLPFMEEDKLDLLTLDSPQQRLGEIQKLLERIQGELFA; encoded by the coding sequence ATGACGCTACCGCTGTTTCCGCTCAATACCGTGCTGTTTCCTGGCTGCTTTCTCGATTTGCAGATTTTCGAGGCGCGCTACCTGGACATGATCGGGCGCTGCATGAAGCAGGGCGAAGGTTTTGGTGTGGTGTGCATCCTTGAGGGCGAACAAGTCGGCAAGGCGCCGCCGGTGGTCGCCTCGATCGGCTGTGAAGCGATGATCCGCGACTTCGTGCAGCAGGATAACGGCTTGCTGGGTATTCGTGTCGAGGGCGTGCGGCGCTTCAATCTGGAAAGCTCCGAGGTGCAGAAGGACCAGCTGCTGGTGGGGCAGGTGCAATGGCTGCCGGAGCAGGCAGACAGCCCGTTGCTCGAGGCCGATGACGACCTGCTGGCGCTGCTGGTGGCCCTGGGTGAGCACCCCATGGTCGAAGCGCTGGGCATGCCGCGCCCGGTGGACGGGCGTCAGGCGCTGGCCAATCAGCTGGCGTACCTGTTGCCGTTCATGGAGGAGGACAAGCTGGACCTGCTGACCCTCGATTCGCCCCAGCAGCGACTGGGGGAAATCCAGAAGCTGCTGGAACGGATTCAGGGTGAACTGTTTGCCTGA
- a CDS encoding MaoC family dehydratase, with product MPYVPVTELSQYVGKELGHSEWLKIDQQRINLFAEATGDFQFIHVDPEKAAKTPFGGTIAHGFLTLSLIPKLIEDILVLPQGLKMVVNYGLDSVRFIQPVKVDSRVRLKVKLGEVMEKKPGQWLLKAIATLEIEGEEKPAYIAESLSLCFV from the coding sequence ATGCCCTATGTACCGGTTACAGAGCTTTCGCAGTACGTTGGCAAGGAGCTGGGCCACTCTGAGTGGTTGAAGATCGACCAGCAGCGCATCAACCTGTTCGCCGAGGCGACCGGCGACTTCCAGTTCATCCATGTCGACCCTGAGAAGGCGGCAAAAACCCCGTTTGGCGGCACGATCGCCCATGGTTTCCTGACCTTGTCGCTGATCCCAAAGCTGATCGAGGACATCCTCGTCCTGCCGCAAGGGTTGAAGATGGTGGTGAACTACGGCCTGGACAGCGTGCGCTTCATTCAGCCGGTCAAGGTCGACAGCCGCGTTCGGCTGAAGGTGAAGCTGGGCGAGGTGATGGAGAAAAAACCGGGGCAGTGGCTACTCAAGGCGATTGCCACGCTGGAGATCGAAGGTGAAGAGAAGCCTGCTTATATTGCCGAATCACTGTCGCTCTGTTTTGTCTGA
- the mrdA gene encoding penicillin-binding protein 2 has translation MSQPIRLKDHEKDARLVRKRVVVGAVAIMLLICVLIARLYYLQIIQYDYHSTLSENNRVHVQPIPPTRGLIFDRNGVIVADNRPSFSLSMTRERAGNWQEVLDTIVEVLELDADDRALFEKRMRQGRRPFEPVPILFELNEEQIARVAVNQFRLPGVEVVAQLVRHYPQGAHFAHSVGYVGRINEKELKTLDPVNYSGTHHIGKTGIERFYEDALHGQVGYEEVETNARGRVLRVLKRTDPKPGKDIVLSLDIKLQEAAEAALGGRRGAVVALDPRTGEVLAMVSQPSFDPNLFVTGISFKAYGELRDSIDRPLFNRVLRGLYPPGSTIKPAVAIAGLDSGVVNASTRVFDPGYYQLPNYDHKYRNWNRSGDGWVDLDTAIMRSNDTYFYDLAHKMGIDRLSSYMNKFGIGQRVSLDMFEESAGLMPSREWKRATRRQAWFPGETLILGIGQGYMQATPLQLAQATALIANKGVWNRPHLAKTIEGLPPVDDNPPEDIVLRDKSDWAKVTHGMEQVMHNPRGTARKAAAGAQYRIAGKSGTAQVVAIKQGEKYDRNKLQERHRDHALFVAFAPAEAPRIVVSVMVENGESGSGVAAPVVRQIMDAWLLDENGRLKPEFAPATVTQESAL, from the coding sequence ATGTCGCAGCCGATCCGTCTCAAGGACCACGAGAAAGACGCCCGCCTGGTGCGCAAGCGCGTCGTCGTCGGCGCAGTGGCGATCATGCTGCTTATTTGCGTGCTGATCGCGCGGCTGTACTACCTGCAGATCATCCAGTACGACTACCACTCCACGCTGTCGGAGAACAACCGGGTGCATGTGCAGCCGATCCCGCCGACTCGCGGGCTGATCTTCGACCGCAACGGCGTGATCGTTGCCGATAACCGGCCCAGCTTCAGCCTGTCGATGACCCGCGAACGTGCAGGTAACTGGCAGGAAGTGCTGGATACCATCGTCGAAGTGCTTGAGCTCGACGCTGACGATCGTGCCCTGTTCGAGAAGCGCATGCGCCAAGGCCGCCGGCCATTCGAGCCGGTGCCGATCCTGTTCGAACTCAACGAAGAGCAGATCGCCCGTGTGGCGGTAAACCAGTTCCGCCTGCCGGGTGTGGAAGTGGTGGCCCAGCTGGTGCGGCATTACCCGCAGGGTGCGCACTTCGCCCATTCGGTGGGTTATGTTGGGCGGATCAACGAGAAAGAGCTGAAAACGCTCGACCCGGTGAACTACAGCGGCACTCACCATATCGGCAAGACCGGCATCGAGCGCTTCTACGAAGACGCCCTGCACGGTCAGGTGGGTTATGAGGAAGTCGAGACCAACGCCCGTGGCCGCGTGCTTCGGGTGCTCAAGCGCACCGACCCGAAGCCGGGCAAGGACATTGTGCTGAGCCTGGACATCAAGCTGCAGGAGGCCGCCGAAGCCGCCCTGGGCGGCCGGCGTGGTGCAGTGGTTGCGCTCGACCCACGAACCGGCGAAGTGCTGGCGATGGTGAGTCAGCCGAGCTTCGACCCCAACCTGTTCGTCACTGGCATCAGCTTCAAGGCCTATGGCGAATTGCGCGACTCGATCGATCGGCCGTTATTCAACCGCGTGCTGCGTGGCCTGTACCCGCCGGGTTCGACCATCAAGCCGGCGGTGGCTATTGCCGGCCTGGACAGTGGCGTAGTCAATGCCAGCACCAGGGTGTTCGACCCGGGCTACTACCAGCTGCCCAACTACGACCACAAATACCGGAACTGGAACCGCTCCGGTGATGGCTGGGTCGATCTGGACACCGCCATCATGCGCTCGAACGACACCTACTTCTATGACCTTGCACACAAGATGGGCATCGATCGGTTGTCCAGCTACATGAACAAGTTCGGCATCGGCCAGCGGGTTTCCCTCGATATGTTCGAGGAGTCTGCGGGGTTGATGCCCTCGCGCGAATGGAAGCGTGCCACCCGTCGCCAGGCCTGGTTCCCCGGCGAAACCCTGATTCTCGGCATCGGCCAGGGTTACATGCAGGCCACGCCGCTGCAGCTGGCCCAGGCCACTGCACTGATCGCCAACAAAGGCGTGTGGAACCGCCCGCACCTGGCCAAGACCATCGAAGGCCTGCCGCCGGTAGACGACAACCCGCCGGAAGACATCGTGCTGCGTGACAAGTCTGACTGGGCCAAGGTCACCCATGGCATGGAGCAGGTGATGCACAACCCCCGCGGTACCGCGCGCAAGGCAGCTGCCGGTGCCCAGTACCGCATTGCCGGCAAGAGCGGTACCGCCCAGGTGGTGGCGATCAAGCAGGGCGAGAAATACGACCGCAACAAACTCCAGGAGCGCCACCGCGACCATGCCCTGTTCGTCGCTTTTGCCCCAGCCGAAGCCCCGAGAATCGTGGTCTCGGTGATGGTCGAGAACGGTGAGTCCGGCTCGGGTGTCGCCGCACCGGTGGTACGCCAGATCATGGACGCCTGGCTGCTCGACGAAAATGGCCGGCTCAAACCCGAGTTCGCGCCAGCCACCGTTACCCAGGAATCGGCCCTGTGA
- a CDS encoding DNA-3-methyladenine glycosylase — protein MPALPDSFFDRDAQTLAKALLGKVIRHRHGDLWLAARIIETEAYYLTDKGSHASLGYTEKRKALFLEGGHIYMYYARGGDSLNFSAHGPGNAVLIKSAYPWQDTLSGPDSLAQMQLNNPDASGNIRPQERLCAGQTLLCRALGLKVPHWDAQRFDAERLYVEDCGNVVPRVIQAARLGIPHGRDEHLPYRFVDAEYARFCTRNPLRRGQVEGRDFFILEQGS, from the coding sequence ATGCCAGCCCTGCCCGACAGTTTTTTCGACCGCGACGCCCAGACCCTGGCCAAGGCCCTGCTCGGCAAGGTCATTCGCCACCGCCACGGCGACCTGTGGCTGGCCGCGCGAATCATCGAGACCGAGGCCTACTACCTCACCGACAAAGGTAGCCACGCTTCGCTCGGCTACACCGAAAAACGCAAGGCGCTGTTCCTGGAGGGCGGGCACATCTACATGTACTACGCCCGCGGCGGCGATTCGCTCAACTTCAGCGCCCACGGGCCGGGCAACGCGGTGCTGATCAAGTCTGCCTATCCTTGGCAGGACACCCTCTCGGGGCCCGACAGCCTGGCGCAGATGCAACTGAACAACCCCGATGCAAGCGGCAATATCCGCCCGCAAGAGCGCCTGTGCGCCGGCCAGACCCTGCTATGCCGGGCCCTGGGCCTGAAAGTGCCGCATTGGGACGCCCAGCGTTTCGACGCCGAACGTCTGTACGTCGAGGACTGTGGCAATGTCGTGCCCCGGGTGATCCAGGCCGCTCGCCTGGGCATCCCGCACGGGCGCGACGAGCACCTGCCGTACCGCTTCGTCGACGCCGAGTACGCCCGTTTCTGCACACGGAACCCGTTACGTCGCGGCCAAGTCGAAGGCCGTGATTTCTTCATTCTCGAACAAGGAAGCTGA
- a CDS encoding CidA/LrgA family protein, which yields MLLRGLTWLVLFQLLGTAINHLFVPFLPGPIIGLLLLLCFLMARGEVGTPLNEAASSLLRYLPLLLVPPAVGVMVYAKDIAADFWAIAGALLISCLMTLVFVGVLMQKLIQRQGKREEQP from the coding sequence ATGCTGTTGCGTGGTTTGACCTGGCTGGTGTTGTTCCAGTTGCTGGGGACGGCGATCAATCACCTGTTTGTGCCGTTTTTGCCTGGGCCGATCATCGGCCTGTTGTTGTTGCTGTGCTTCCTCATGGCCCGCGGTGAGGTTGGCACGCCGCTGAACGAGGCCGCCAGCAGTTTGCTGCGCTATCTGCCGCTGTTGCTGGTGCCGCCGGCAGTGGGGGTGATGGTATATGCCAAGGATATTGCCGCCGACTTCTGGGCGATTGCCGGGGCCTTGCTGATTTCCTGCCTGATGACCCTGGTGTTCGTCGGTGTGCTGATGCAAAAGCTCATCCAGCGCCAGGGCAAGCGTGAGGAGCAGCCATGA